A single window of Rhodococcus jostii RHA1 DNA harbors:
- a CDS encoding cation:proton antiporter, with amino-acid sequence MYLTAGLALLLAATVPRLFQDRAVSAPLIVLAVGAGGGLLLGESGTDTLSPALHPAVTEHLSETCVIVALMGVGLAIDRPLGWRTWNSTWRLLLIAMPLGIAAVALLGWWVAALTPAVAILLGAVLAPTDPVLASDVQVEGPTSGGESHREDDEVRFALTSEAGLNDALAFPFVYLALFMIGKGPIEQWIVQWVAWELIGKVVIGAALGWIAGDLFGRAVFRFPITHMRLAERSEPIFALAATFAVYGLTELAGGYGFLAVFACAVAIRRTERAHDYHAEMHSLIEQLEHVLTLAVLLLLGVALTSGLLTGLTWGGVLVAAALVFVIRPVVGWLSLLGCEEMSGPERRVTAFFGVRGIGSIYYLAYAAAEAGVDDEKWLWSTVAFTVVLSVLVHGVSATRVMRLLDLRREGGAVADR; translated from the coding sequence GTGTATCTCACGGCAGGACTGGCTCTTCTGCTGGCCGCCACCGTTCCGCGCCTGTTCCAGGACCGTGCCGTCTCGGCGCCGCTGATCGTCCTGGCGGTCGGGGCGGGCGGCGGCCTGCTGCTCGGCGAGTCGGGCACGGACACATTGTCGCCGGCACTGCATCCGGCCGTGACGGAGCACCTGAGTGAAACCTGCGTCATCGTCGCCCTGATGGGTGTGGGACTGGCGATCGACAGGCCTCTGGGCTGGCGGACGTGGAATTCGACGTGGCGTCTGCTGCTGATCGCGATGCCTCTCGGAATCGCCGCTGTCGCGCTGCTCGGCTGGTGGGTGGCGGCACTGACTCCCGCCGTCGCGATCCTGCTCGGGGCGGTCCTCGCGCCCACCGACCCGGTTCTGGCGTCCGACGTGCAGGTCGAAGGTCCCACCTCGGGCGGCGAGTCCCATCGGGAGGACGACGAGGTCCGGTTCGCGCTCACCTCGGAGGCCGGGCTCAACGACGCTCTCGCCTTCCCGTTCGTGTATCTGGCACTGTTCATGATCGGCAAGGGGCCGATCGAGCAGTGGATCGTGCAGTGGGTGGCCTGGGAGCTGATCGGCAAGGTCGTCATCGGCGCGGCTCTGGGGTGGATTGCCGGTGATCTGTTCGGCCGCGCGGTCTTCCGCTTCCCGATCACCCACATGCGCCTCGCCGAACGCAGCGAACCCATCTTCGCGCTCGCCGCCACGTTCGCCGTGTACGGACTCACCGAACTGGCCGGGGGATACGGCTTTCTCGCCGTCTTCGCCTGCGCCGTCGCGATCCGTCGGACGGAGCGGGCCCACGACTACCACGCCGAGATGCACAGCCTGATCGAGCAACTCGAACACGTGCTCACCCTCGCCGTCCTGCTCCTGCTGGGGGTGGCACTCACCTCCGGTCTGCTGACCGGACTGACGTGGGGCGGGGTTCTCGTCGCGGCAGCCCTCGTGTTCGTCATCCGGCCGGTGGTGGGATGGCTTTCACTGCTGGGCTGCGAGGAGATGTCCGGTCCCGAGCGCCGGGTCACCGCCTTCTTCGGGGTTCGCGGAATCGGGTCGATCTACTATCTCGCCTACGCCGCTGCGGAAGCCGGCGTGGACGACGAGAAATGGTTGTGGTCGACGGTGGCCTTCACCGTCGTCCTCTCCGTCCTCGTCCACGGGGTGAGTGCGACACGGGTGATGCGCCTGCTCGATCTTCGCCGGGAGGGCGGTGCAGTCGCGGACCGGTAG
- a CDS encoding O-acetyl-ADP-ribose deacetylase, translating to MTTIEVVQGDITTVEVDAIVNAANSGLLGGGGVDGAIHRAGGPEILAECRHLRATTLQDGLPAGQAVATTAGRLPARWVIHTVGPVYSASDDRSATLRSAYTSSLAVASDLGAQSVAFPLISSGVYGWPADDAVRQAVGAVRESDAGIPRVLFVAFDARMASLLRGEVG from the coding sequence ATGACCACCATCGAGGTAGTGCAGGGTGACATCACGACGGTCGAGGTCGACGCCATCGTCAACGCCGCCAACTCCGGACTGCTCGGGGGTGGCGGCGTGGACGGCGCCATCCACCGGGCCGGTGGCCCTGAGATCCTGGCCGAATGCAGGCATCTGCGGGCCACCACACTGCAGGACGGACTCCCGGCGGGGCAGGCCGTCGCGACGACGGCGGGCCGGTTGCCGGCTCGATGGGTGATCCACACGGTCGGCCCCGTGTACTCCGCGTCGGACGATCGGTCGGCCACCCTGCGCAGCGCCTACACCAGCAGCCTGGCGGTGGCCTCCGATCTCGGCGCACAGTCCGTTGCGTTCCCGCTGATCTCGTCCGGGGTGTACGGCTGGCCCGCGGACGACGCCGTCCGGCAGGCGGTCGGTGCCGTCCGTGAGTCGGACGCCGGAATTCCCCGGGTGCTGTTCGTGGCGTTCGACGCACGGATGGCGTCCCTGCTGCGGGGTGAGGTGGGGTGA